In the genome of Flexistipes sinusarabici DSM 4947, one region contains:
- a CDS encoding molybdopterin-dependent oxidoreductase, protein MPEIYINNKKYPFNEGDTVLEVAKRNNIYIPVMCYLEKITPTGACRFCLIEIEGIDKPAAACVTYALDGMKVFTDTEKVIKDRKRMMDFVLIKHPLDCPVCDKAGECMLQDMAYEFGINEESVPSVKPDKPVFDWNFIINDTNLCVMCERCVKVCHEITGCSALKIEERGFNNIINTTDGTELNCDFCGLCVDYCPVGALLDKPYKHSVRSWDLDKKNTFCNMCPVGCEIEVNIHDNEIFRCRSTENSFICSLGRYAFKHPEHKDRIETPLMKSSGKHSEVSWNDALDEFKDRLNNIKERYGDESVALLLGSRLSNEAVFGYKKLSEELNINKVVADIEFENGSFYKLHKEKFDTYENIGSLEGIKNSDLIFVIGSDLANEALGVKWNVMNAVIHNNAKLVTIGAQKYEYDYFTDASLLADYGNYAGIFEDIKTAGDDIPASIREYIDHAEHVTFIVGNEYISSEKQPESIYAFYDYVGSDKVENFFLVSDKANITALVNSGILDNGYTPAKLNKEMVNSKIKAVLAVGFYPSETYGAYKSLNKSIDNVDMLVSVDIYKNKFNSNADIIMPALTSLESESSYTSLDGRLIKTDVVHEHKYSALSDVNILSKMGALFGIELPESAPEFWNENIAGQNGYPQMDFYEIDGFVRKENKSNVNKTTFSYQKPAEGSVEIFVNARYHNNYLSTKAVVEKDVDGYLKKYYFDVDETVLSGKDACYDGQCSINDEIAKGTVLIPKNLR, encoded by the coding sequence ATGCCTGAAATATATATTAACAACAAAAAATATCCTTTTAACGAAGGGGATACTGTACTTGAAGTGGCCAAAAGGAATAATATTTATATTCCTGTAATGTGCTATCTGGAGAAAATAACTCCCACCGGTGCATGCAGGTTCTGCTTGATTGAAATTGAAGGAATAGATAAGCCCGCGGCGGCCTGTGTAACCTATGCTTTGGACGGAATGAAAGTTTTTACCGATACCGAAAAAGTAATAAAAGACAGAAAAAGGATGATGGACTTTGTTCTGATAAAGCACCCTCTTGACTGTCCTGTTTGTGATAAAGCCGGGGAATGCATGCTGCAGGATATGGCGTATGAGTTTGGGATAAATGAAGAAAGTGTTCCTTCAGTAAAGCCCGACAAACCGGTTTTTGACTGGAATTTTATAATAAATGATACGAATTTGTGTGTAATGTGCGAAAGGTGTGTGAAGGTCTGTCATGAGATAACCGGCTGTTCTGCACTGAAGATAGAGGAGCGGGGATTTAACAACATAATAAACACAACCGATGGCACAGAGCTCAACTGTGACTTCTGCGGGCTATGTGTCGATTATTGCCCTGTTGGTGCTTTGCTGGATAAACCTTATAAACACAGCGTAAGATCCTGGGATTTGGATAAGAAAAACACATTTTGCAATATGTGTCCTGTGGGTTGTGAGATTGAGGTAAATATTCATGATAATGAGATTTTCAGATGCAGATCCACTGAAAACAGTTTTATCTGTTCGCTGGGAAGGTATGCATTTAAACATCCGGAACATAAGGACAGGATTGAAACACCCTTGATGAAAAGTTCCGGGAAGCACTCCGAAGTAAGCTGGAACGATGCCCTGGATGAGTTTAAAGACCGATTAAACAATATTAAAGAGCGCTATGGGGACGAATCCGTTGCACTACTTCTGGGAAGCAGACTCAGCAATGAAGCTGTTTTTGGATACAAAAAACTTTCGGAAGAATTGAACATTAATAAAGTTGTAGCTGATATAGAATTTGAGAACGGAAGTTTTTATAAGCTGCATAAGGAAAAGTTTGATACTTATGAAAATATCGGGAGCCTTGAAGGGATAAAAAACTCAGATTTGATTTTTGTTATAGGTTCTGATTTGGCCAATGAGGCATTAGGTGTCAAATGGAATGTTATGAACGCTGTTATTCATAACAATGCAAAACTGGTCACGATCGGTGCACAGAAATATGAATACGATTATTTTACTGATGCCAGTCTCCTTGCCGACTACGGTAATTATGCAGGTATTTTTGAAGATATAAAAACGGCCGGTGACGATATCCCTGCTAGTATAAGGGAATATATAGACCATGCAGAACATGTGACATTTATTGTCGGTAATGAATACATCTCCTCTGAAAAGCAGCCTGAAAGTATCTATGCTTTCTATGATTATGTTGGCTCTGATAAAGTAGAAAACTTCTTCCTCGTAAGTGACAAGGCGAATATTACTGCTCTTGTTAATTCGGGTATTCTGGATAACGGATATACTCCTGCAAAACTGAATAAAGAAATGGTTAATTCTAAAATTAAAGCGGTTCTGGCTGTTGGTTTTTATCCTTCTGAAACTTACGGGGCATATAAATCCTTAAATAAATCGATTGACAATGTTGATATGCTTGTTTCTGTGGACATATATAAAAATAAATTTAACTCCAATGCCGATATTATCATGCCGGCGCTTACTTCTCTTGAAAGTGAAAGCAGCTACACATCTCTTGATGGCAGATTAATAAAAACGGATGTTGTGCATGAGCATAAATATTCAGCACTTTCCGATGTTAATATTTTGTCCAAGATGGGGGCTTTGTTTGGCATTGAACTGCCTGAGTCAGCACCGGAATTCTGGAATGAAAATATAGCAGGACAAAACGGTTATCCGCAAATGGATTTTTATGAGATTGATGGTTTTGTGAGAAAAGAGAATAAGTCTAATGTCAACAAAACGACCTTTTCCTATCAAAAACCTGCTGAGGGTTCTGTGGAAATTTTTGTAAACGCCAGATATCACAATAATTATTTATCCACAAAGGCTGTTGTTGAGAAAGATGTAGACGGGTATTTGAAAAAATATTATTTTGATGTTGACGAGACGGTGCTTTCCGGCAAGGATGCCTGCTATGACGGTCAATGCAGTATAAATGATGAAATAGCAAAGGGGACGGTCCTGATACCTAAGAATCTGAGGTAA
- a CDS encoding IS5/IS1182 family transposase — translation MRPKKQDSTTQELLEPLLVNIIDMKHPLIQLADKIDWEYFEKEFGSLYHRNDGRPGIPIRMMVGFHYLKYTYNLSDEDVVHGWKENPYWQYFTGEKVFQTKVPINPTSMTRFRNRLKEEDLLKFLEETINTAFRSGYLNKNDVKKVAADTTVQEKNITFPTDIKLFYTMIKYLVKFSKKHEIR, via the coding sequence ATGCGTCCTAAGAAGCAAGATTCGACGACACAAGAGCTTTTAGAACCACTGCTTGTTAACATTATAGATATGAAACATCCATTAATACAATTAGCAGATAAAATAGACTGGGAATATTTTGAGAAAGAATTTGGCAGTCTTTATCACCGTAACGATGGTCGCCCAGGAATTCCAATACGTATGATGGTTGGGTTTCATTATTTGAAATACACGTACAATTTGAGTGATGAAGACGTGGTGCATGGCTGGAAAGAAAACCCTTACTGGCAGTACTTCACTGGAGAAAAGGTATTCCAGACAAAGGTGCCGATAAATCCAACCAGCATGACAAGATTTCGGAATCGTTTAAAAGAAGAAGATTTGTTGAAGTTTTTAGAGGAGACAATTAACACTGCTTTTCGTAGTGGTTATCTTAATAAGAATGACGTAAAGAAAGTAGCTGCAGATACGACGGTGCAGGAAAAGAACATAACGTTTCCAACGGACATAAAACTTTTTTATACAATGATCAAATATCTTGTGAAATTTTCAAAGAAGCATGAGATAAGGTAA
- the ade gene encoding adenine deaminase, which produces MKTLFENVFIPDFDKNVFFKSNVLINNGVIAEITDSKPYAHEYYKGAGLYITPGFIDCHVHTESSHLTPSAFGDVVLKHGTLHVVTDNHEIANVGGMGAVEYFMDEAKHSFCNIKFAVPSCVPATPFATSGAQLGIDEISSLLEKEETVSLGEMMNNPGVIQGEEKFVVSIAKAKALGKVINGHAPGLSGEDLLKYVAAGVMDDHESESYHDIKTKLEAGLKIFLREGSAEHTDNKAYELINEYPDDIMFCTDDKSLNHILRGGHISYNVNKALKLGIPPVNVLKAASRNGLKYYGLDRYSEIKPGMYASFIIADISSKSFEIKDIYIDGKNLSHFSQKNSHTPIPEKLQNSMNIVNQSEIPQMNNEQACIRVKDGSLITEHLVDSSKTYDLENDILKLCVFERYGYGNRTSCKINGFNLKRGAFASSIAHDCHNIVAVGTSDESILKVVNSVIDNGGGLAVSDDNSLFTLPLEIGGLVTSKAPEAVVESLERINEQIAEMGCTLTDPLGTLSFMALEVIPHLKLTDKGLFDVDNFRFL; this is translated from the coding sequence ATGAAAACACTTTTTGAAAACGTTTTTATCCCCGATTTTGACAAAAACGTATTTTTCAAATCAAATGTTTTGATTAACAACGGTGTTATTGCAGAAATCACCGACTCCAAACCTTACGCGCACGAATACTATAAAGGTGCCGGTCTGTATATAACACCGGGTTTTATCGACTGCCACGTGCACACTGAAAGTTCTCATCTCACTCCCTCTGCTTTCGGTGATGTCGTATTGAAACACGGTACTCTTCATGTCGTTACTGACAATCACGAAATTGCAAATGTCGGGGGTATGGGCGCAGTTGAATATTTCATGGATGAAGCAAAACATTCCTTTTGTAATATCAAATTTGCCGTTCCTTCATGTGTCCCGGCAACACCTTTTGCCACATCCGGTGCCCAATTGGGTATTGATGAAATATCGTCTCTGCTGGAAAAAGAAGAAACGGTAAGCTTAGGTGAGATGATGAATAACCCAGGGGTTATCCAGGGCGAAGAAAAATTTGTAGTCTCAATCGCAAAAGCTAAAGCTTTGGGTAAAGTCATTAACGGCCATGCACCGGGACTTAGCGGAGAAGACTTGTTAAAATATGTTGCTGCGGGTGTGATGGATGATCATGAAAGCGAATCATACCACGATATTAAAACCAAGCTTGAAGCCGGCCTTAAAATATTCTTAAGAGAGGGTTCTGCAGAGCACACCGATAATAAAGCTTACGAACTTATAAACGAGTACCCGGACGATATAATGTTCTGCACAGATGACAAATCATTAAACCACATTTTGAGGGGCGGACATATAAGTTATAATGTTAATAAAGCTTTAAAGCTCGGGATACCACCTGTTAACGTTCTGAAAGCCGCCAGCCGAAACGGATTGAAATATTATGGACTGGACAGGTATTCAGAAATCAAACCGGGAATGTATGCAAGTTTTATCATCGCCGACATCAGCAGTAAATCTTTTGAAATAAAGGATATTTACATCGACGGTAAAAATCTCTCCCATTTTTCTCAGAAAAACAGCCACACACCGATCCCTGAAAAATTGCAAAACTCGATGAATATTGTCAACCAGTCCGAAATCCCCCAAATGAACAATGAACAGGCATGCATTCGAGTTAAAGACGGAAGTTTGATAACAGAACATTTGGTTGATTCATCAAAAACATATGACCTGGAAAATGACATACTGAAATTGTGTGTATTCGAACGATATGGATACGGAAACCGTACATCCTGTAAAATTAACGGTTTTAATCTGAAAAGAGGAGCATTTGCTTCTTCCATTGCCCATGACTGTCACAATATCGTGGCTGTGGGCACAAGTGATGAAAGTATCCTAAAGGTTGTAAATTCTGTTATAGACAACGGCGGAGGACTGGCAGTATCTGATGATAACAGCCTCTTCACACTCCCCCTTGAAATCGGCGGGCTCGTCACATCAAAGGCTCCTGAGGCGGTAGTGGAGAGTTTAGAGCGTATCAACGAACAAATCGCAGAAATGGGCTGCACATTGACAGATCCTTTGGGAACACTAAGCTTTATGGCATTGGAAGTAATCCCTCATCTAAAATTAACAGATAAAGGTTTGTTCGATGTGGATAATTTTCGTTTTCTTTGA
- a CDS encoding NCS2 family permease — MLERLFKFSEHNTNVKTEIIAGITTFMTMAYIIFVNPAILSKTGMDFGAVMLATVIAAGFSTIFMGLFANYPFALAPGMGLNAYFAFTVVGQMGYSWQTALGAVFISGVIFLILTVARIREVIVYSIPESLKLATAGGIGLFIALIGLKEVGIIVKNPATLVSLGDMTAASAIMTIIGIIIIGALIARKLKGAILIGILIIWIIGLLAGLSEFKGIVGMPPDLSPVFFKLDISSALDIGFFGIVFAFLFVDLFDTTGTLVGVAKQGGFIKKNGEFPRVNRALTVDAVGTCFGSVLGTSTITTYIESASGVAEGGRTGLTSVVVGILFLLSMFLAPLAESIPAYATSPALVIVGVFMLKTVTKIDWEDMTEALPSFMVIISMPFSYSIATGIAMGFIFYPITKTLAGKANEVKLTVWILALIFIARFIYLGTA, encoded by the coding sequence ATGTTAGAACGTTTATTCAAGTTTTCCGAACACAACACCAACGTAAAAACCGAAATTATCGCAGGTATTACTACTTTTATGACCATGGCTTATATCATTTTTGTAAACCCTGCAATACTTTCCAAAACCGGAATGGATTTTGGAGCTGTAATGCTGGCAACGGTTATTGCGGCAGGTTTCAGTACTATCTTCATGGGGCTGTTCGCCAATTATCCTTTTGCGCTGGCTCCAGGTATGGGTTTGAACGCTTATTTTGCGTTCACCGTTGTAGGGCAGATGGGTTATTCCTGGCAGACAGCTCTCGGGGCAGTTTTTATCTCAGGTGTAATATTTCTTATTCTCACCGTTGCCAGAATAAGGGAAGTCATTGTCTATTCCATCCCAGAATCTCTTAAACTTGCCACAGCAGGTGGTATAGGTCTTTTTATAGCATTGATAGGTTTGAAGGAGGTCGGCATTATTGTCAAAAACCCTGCCACTCTTGTCTCACTCGGTGATATGACAGCGGCATCCGCAATAATGACGATTATAGGAATAATTATAATCGGTGCTCTTATCGCCAGAAAATTAAAAGGTGCTATACTTATCGGCATACTGATTATATGGATCATAGGACTCTTGGCAGGGCTATCTGAATTTAAAGGTATCGTAGGAATGCCGCCGGATCTATCACCGGTATTTTTCAAATTGGATATTTCCTCGGCTCTGGATATCGGCTTTTTCGGTATCGTTTTTGCGTTTTTGTTTGTTGATTTGTTTGACACAACGGGAACTTTGGTTGGCGTTGCAAAGCAAGGAGGATTTATCAAAAAGAACGGTGAATTTCCCCGTGTCAACAGAGCATTAACTGTAGACGCTGTAGGAACCTGTTTCGGTAGTGTTTTAGGAACATCAACCATCACAACATACATAGAAAGTGCTTCAGGGGTAGCTGAAGGCGGTAGAACAGGCTTAACATCCGTTGTAGTCGGCATCCTCTTTCTACTAAGTATGTTCCTTGCGCCCTTAGCCGAATCAATACCGGCCTATGCAACTTCACCGGCGCTGGTAATTGTAGGAGTTTTCATGCTGAAAACAGTCACCAAAATCGATTGGGAGGATATGACGGAAGCCCTTCCTTCATTTATGGTAATAATATCTATGCCGTTTTCATACAGTATCGCAACAGGTATTGCCATGGGATTTATATTTTACCCCATAACAAAGACTTTGGCAGGAAAAGCTAACGAAGTTAAACTTACCGTATGGATTTTGGCGCTTATTTTTATAGCAAGATTCATATACCTTGGGACTGCATAG